The Toxorhynchites rutilus septentrionalis strain SRP chromosome 1, ASM2978413v1, whole genome shotgun sequence genome contains the following window.
TAAGTGATCAAGGCCAATCATCGACTACGGGGATTGCCCCGGACAAAAAATACAATGATCTAGTAAAAATAATAGCGGAGAAGGACCTCATCATCGCGAACATGGCCGCTTCAATTGAATCGCAGCGCACCGAGGCTGCCCAAAATGCAGCGACCATTAAGTCGTTGGTTGAAAGAGTAGATCAGATGGCCAACATTTTAGCGGCCATGGAACAGCGATCGATCCTGAGAGAGGGAGCAAATGCATCTCAACAAGAAGAGATTATCGTAGCTAGATCATTGTTGACCCGCACCAGTACCACTAATGCATCCGGAGCAACACGGCCCGTCCAAACAACTCCTCCGTCTTCGATGAACATACCGATCCCCTCTCCACCGACCAAAACACATTCAACAAATGAAACGGTCTCGGAAGAAGCAGAAAATGCAGCTGCCCATAACGATTTCATCTATTATCGATTCGATTCAGACACCGATTCCGACGATCAAACGGCAACATTTAAGGACATCACCTCGCCGCCCACGCCAGTATATCGTTCTTCTCAACCAAAAAATAACGTAGTCGCACCCGCCACGCCTTCGAAAAAACGAAAACCGGACTCCCAGCTCACTCAACCGCCAAAGGACATCCGCAAAAGACAGTTGGCCACAGACCAGCAGCCCACGTCGCCGCCAGACACCAGTCGGTCGAACCAGCGACCAGCTACCCCCTGGCATCCGACAGAAGCGAATAATTAAAAATGTATCCCACAATGCCTCACCTGAACCAACACACATCCACACATGTCGCTCCACACCACACTACTAGTCAGCTCTCCGGAAGGGATAGTCGGGGCCCCGCCGATGCGGCCGCTACAGCCCAACCGGAATCGTCGGACAACCTCCGGCATCCCATGCCGCGACCTGAGGATGATACGAGTAGCAGCGCCTTGGGTATACAGGGCCCCAGTAGTGCGGACGTTATACCCCCACCGGAACTACTGGACCACCTCTGCAGCTCAAGGACGAAGAACCAGATAAACGATGCAGAAAATCGGAACTCCGCGACAGCCCTCTGCAGCCCGGGCACCGTTAGTGCGGACGTTACAACCCCACCGGTACTGACGGATAACCCCCGGCGCCGGGGAAAAGTGGCTTCCGTTGTACGAGAaatcgggacgcacaagggcaGAAATGCTCGTTCCCCGATGGACCACGCGGGAGTAGAAAGAtatctcgggacgcacaagggcggaAACGCTCGTTCCCCGATGGACTACGCGGGAACACAAAATCTCAGGACGCACAAGGGCGACAACGCCCGTTCCCTGAAGGACCACGTGGGAGTCGTATATgatctcgggacgcacaagggcggaAACGCTTGTTCCCCGACGGACGGGATTTCTACGTCGTGCAACTGCATCGTTGAGACAGGGCCTGCTGTCATTGCTGTCGCCGAAGAACCAACCACCATAGTTGATTGCCCTAAAAAAGCCGAACTATTTTTTCCTTCCGTCGGGTCATGCGGGCGGCTTTCGGTCGGAACCATTCCACCCGGCCGCTGCCTCCCTCTGTCTCGTTCGGCATTACCATCCACAACAACCTCCGCCAAGGGCCAAGCCGCTGATTTTTTTCCACCGTCGGGTCGGGGGGTCGGTCACTGGGAGATATCCGTCCTTACCCCTCTCGTTTGGCAACTCAGAGCGCGGGTGTTCCGTCCATGCCCGTCGAAGCACAATCCAATGCTGCTATCTACGACACATGGAGACATAGACTTGGAGACTTTCTACCAGCTATAGCCGGGTCCTCCGGTCCCCTGTCAACAACGTCATCTTCACCTCCGTTGAGTTCCAGGGTATTTCCGAACACCCAGGGTGCTCCATCGAGTCTGGTCTCTGACAACAGTTTGATTTCACCGATTAACCACCACGTCATCAACCGCCAGCGAGGTCCAACAGTCACCAGATCAACAAACCTGGCCCTGCAGTGGAATGTCAATGGTCTGTATAACAACCTTGGAGAGCTGGAGATCCTAGACCGGGAACTGTGTCCTTTAGTCATCGCTCTTCAAGAAATAAACAGAGTGTCTCCAACGAACGTCCAGAAGATCCTCGGCGGTAAATACCAATGGTACACAAAGCTGGGCTCCGTATTACAACATTCCGTGGCTTTGGGCGTCAAGAAGAGCATCCCCCATAAGCGCAAGCAGATCAACACCGACCTACCGATAATTGCGGTCAGAATAGAATCTCCAATTCCGGTAGTTATTGTCTCCGTTTACCTACCATGTGGCAAGATCCCGGATTTGAGACGCAAACTGCTAGAGGTGCTTGAGAGCTTGGAGGATCCTACAATCGTTCTGGGGGACTTCAACGCTCACCACCACAACTGGGGGATGCAAGCAACGGACGTAAGGGGGAACATCATCGCTGATTTTTTCGAATCGTTGGAGCTCTCGGTCCTGAATGACGGTACCGACACCTTCTGTCGAAGTCGTAGCAGTTCAGCCATCGACATTTCCGCAGCCAGTATTGATTTGGTAGGTAAACTGGGGTGGAATAAAGCAGACGACCTACACGGAAGTGACCATTATCTGATTTCAATTATCCTCAACGCACCGCCGCCTCAATCCACCCGAAGATCAAAGTGGATTTTCGACAAAGCTGACTGGGATTTCTACAGGGTTTCCTCCAGCCACCTGATCGCCCGAGACAACCCGACCTCCATGCAGAAGCTCAACGAAATCATCACCGAGGTAGCAGAATCCGCCATCCCTAAAACAAAGCCCAACCCTGGAAAGAGAGCGCTGCACTGGTGGTCTGAGGACATCAAAAAAGAAATCAAGAAACGGAGGAAGTTCCTGCGTGCGACAAAACGAATCCGGCACGATGGTCCGGAGAAAGAAACGGCAATGAACAGATACCGAGCGCAGCACATAAGGGTGAGGCGAATAGTGAGACGGGCCAAACTAGACAGCTGGACCGGCTTCCTGGAATCCATCAACGAAAGTCAGTCCTCTGCGGACCTATGGAGACGTGTTAACGCGCTGAATGGGAAAAGAAGATTCCAAACCCCTATCCTGCAAGCGAATGGCACGACCTACAGTGATCCAGTCGACACCGCGAACATGCTAGGGGAATATTTTACTGAACTGTCCTCGATTTCGGGATACGATTCCGAGTTCATCCGACAACAAAAAGCGGACACGAACTCAGTCGATCGATTCATGGTTCCGAATGATCGGGTTGGAAAACCGTTCAACAAACCCTTCTCCGTCGAAGAACTCATCGTCGCTCTGCGCTCCACCAAAGGGGAGTCCACTGGTCCCGATCACATCGGTTATAAGATGATCAAGCAGCTGTCCCCGTTAGGTCAAACCACTCTCCTCGACATTTTTAATGATCTCTGGTTGAAGCACAACTTCCCAGCGGAATGGACATAGTATTGTGATCCCCATCCCCAAAGTCGGCCAGAACAGCTGCTCCGTGAAAGGATACCGGCCAATATCCCTGACCTCCTGTACGTCCAAGACCCTAGAGAGGATGGCGAACCGACGGCTCGTCACCTACCTGACCGAAAACAAGGAGTTGGACTGCCGACAGTTTGCCTTTCGACCGGGGATGGGCACAAACACGTATTTCGCATCCCTTGGAGAGGTGGTAGCTGAGGCCGGAAAAAATCGACAGCATCTGGAGATGGTAGCCCTGGATCTAGAGAAGGCGTACAACCGAACCTGGATTCCATTAGTTCTTAAAACACTGGCTGACTGGGGGGTAGACGGCAACCTGCTGCACTTTGTTCAAAACTTCGCGACAAACCGGACCTTTGAGGTAAAAGTCGGGTACACCAGCTCCAGGCGCTTTCATGAAGAAACTGGTGTACCTCAAGGTTCCGTCTTAGCCGTCACCCTCTTCCTGATAGCGATGAACAGCCTGTTCCGGGTTATACCGAAGGGAGTATGCGTATTCACGTATGCGGACGACATCCTTTTGGTAGTGGTGGGGAACACGCACAGGGCACCACGCATCAAGATCCAGGAAGCTACCAATGCTATTGGTAAATGGGCTGTCGAACGAGGTTTTCGACTTTCGGCGCAAAAGAGTGGTCACATGGTGGTATGCAGTCACAAACACCAAGGTTGCAATTCGGGAGTCAAAATCTACAACGACCGCATTCCCCGCCGTAGAACGTTGAGAATCCTGGGAGTGGTGGTCGATTGCAACCTGAACTTCCAGCACCATTTCGACGAGGTGAAGAaaagctgtgccacccggttaaACCTCTTAAAAACCATCTCCAAACCTCACCGGAGTAACAACCGAACGATCCGTTTACGggtggccaaagccatcatcaaTAGCCGCCTCACCTACGGTCTCGAAGTGACATGCCTGGCCAGAGATAAACTCCTAAAAACTCTATCACCGATTTACAACAATGCACTACGGATTATCTCTGGTCTGCTACCATCAACACCAGCAGCCTCAGTATGCGCCGAAATAGGAGAACCtccgtttgacatttttgtggACGCGGCGATAGTTTCCAGAACTGCGAGCTTTCTCGCTAAAACCAGCGGAGGTAAGGAGACACACCTGACTGTTTTAACGAACGAAATCTTGCAGCAGGTGACACACTCAAACCTCCCATCGATAGCTAAACAGCTTTGGTTTGGGACTAACGACTGGAGGTTGCCGGTGGTCCAAGTGGATGATACAATCAGGAATAACTTTCGAGCTGGGGCAAGCTCTGTGGGTCTGGAGCAAACCTTTGTCGAACTTGTCTCAAGAAAATATCACAATTATGAAATTCGCTACACGGACGGTTCCAAAGGGATGCAAGGAGTTGGTTTCGGGGTAAGCGGTCATAATAACTCTCTTATTTCCAGCAAGAAGCTCGTCGACATTTGCCAGGTTTTCTCGGCCGAAGCTGCCGGAATATTTGAAGCTGCCACTATACCGTCAAGCAAATCGATCCTGATAGTTACCGACTCGGCTAGCGTCATCGATGCCGTTGGCGCGGCTATAACTAGGCGCCCATGGATACAAGCTATCAGGAGGTATCTGCTGCCGGATACAGtcctcatgtgggtccccggacataGTGGCATAGCCGGcaatgaagcggccgaccgtTTTGCTGGAATCGGTCACCTTGGACAACTTTTGACGCGCAAAGTACCGCTAGACGACATCAGACTATGGATCGCCAACACATTCAAAACTTTTTGGGCGGAAAAATGGTCCGTTGAAGCGACGTTGTTCCTCCGGAGAATCAAAGGATCCATCACCAGCTTCGAAGACGTCaaaacgatgagagagcaacgaATCTTATCCAGGTTAAGAACCGGCCACTGCAACATGTCACACAACTTCAACAGAGGACCCTTTCATCCCCTTTGTGACTTGTGCGAGGTTCGCAATTCAGTCGAACACATCCTCTGTATTTGCCCAAAGTATGAGAACCTCCGGAACTCACACGGGATCAGCGGGAGCATTCGAGATGTGCTTGGCGACGACCCTTCACAAACTACTGCACTGCTCTGTTTTTTGAAAGATGCCGATCTGTACTTTAAAATTTGACCAAAAAATTTGTGATTAaatcgaagatccttgttccttccccttcgCGATAAGGGGAATAAGAACAGTCGGCATCTTCGAGTGGCGCGGATTCCCCATCTGTGGCCTGGGGCCATGGCAAGCGGACATCCTCGTCAAACCAGGGGAAAAAAAGCTCAAATGCGTAGAAATTCTTGTGACgaaatctgtttttgttttattgttttattgttaattgCTTGTCCGTATGTGCATGTAAAATGGATAGTAAGCGCACTTTGCGGCATGGTTTCGGCCGTTTttactgagacgaaccagcccaggaggctgaaagtctcaaaaataaagaaaaaaaaaaatcgttgccacgttgtccggaacattgtttgtaataactttatagcccggtattgtatattgagtattctatgAACATGAGTGCTCTCTGTCGTGAACTGtgctgctgtagtgaactgatcttattaggtgctaagttctgcttatgtaggGGAAataggggtaagacggacatgttaagaagtaCTTCAactgtatctttggaaactcatgttttccaaaacttcaaagcagttttttacagttcaatatattggttttggaaataattggccaatttatatattttatataaaatattgtttttccatgttttttactgaaattaaagtattttataaaaaattgtttttccatgttttttactgaaattaaatcaaaccgaaaagtagaacatttttatcgatgcgggtataatggacatgtagtgggggaaaTATGGAcagtagggtggcagcgaaaatgatcatgtcaaacttcaaaaaccgaccatgtacattttgtttattgacccaaaaaaagatctgtgcaaagtttcagcttaatcggacatgatttaggggtgcctcaaagcgcttaaagttttgattttttgatcctcgaaaatcttccaaaaggtcgattttcggccaaaaattttttttcgagaagacaccagatctcgacgtttcatggatttttaagtcatttggcatcgaaaataaaagatcaattttccaaatttcctttactccccccaaaactcgcacaaaaaaaggtttgcctgtatgtaaccgattattcgcggttggctcgaggttagtattacaagtgttctcataattggtatgttgcagtctccaatgctgtacgtgtgcccgacacggaatacttcctattgggatgcagctgaccattaatcaacaACGCCTCCCaggtctgtaccccatatctagcgtgatgcgtcttctcgactcgaggaatccaggataaaaTGATCACtagcaatcatcagctcgtgtagagctgtcatgagcggtacaatcctcaACTTATGGTGAATCATCAGtgggctgcacaaccttcggcccgtgtatctgtaaagaatgtgtgtatgtattgccgcgactaagtaaaagtttatagatcggataggagggatatgaaacagggatatAACGAAGGaagcatcattaaacgttgacattggcgtagctgaggaacaggtatagatgaagcagaagatcaggatcatggctacctaagatatcccggacagggatatccgattgtctgctaTATGCCCTCAAAGCtttggagagctgagagcgggcagcatggaaccggatacacgaccagacaatatgctcgatgtcgtggtagccatcgccacaatcacaaagattgtttgctgcgagcccaatgcgatagagatgcgcgtttaggttgtagtgattggacatgagccgagatatcacgcgaatgaaatcacgacctacattcaatcccttcaACCATGCACtcatcgagaccttagggataatcgtgtgtaaccaacgaccgaactcatcttcactccacatgcgctgccaacttacgagtgtgtgctgacgaggaatgtggaaaaattcattttagacaatttgcctttcaaaaagtgtgccttctgatgcatccaccttagctagcgagtccgctttctcatttcccGGGATAGAGCAATtggagggaacccatgctaaggtaattttgaataatttttcgaccaaaacactcaatagttgtcttattcttgtcaGGAAATAAGAttagcgtttatcaactttcattgagcggattgtctctattgagctgagactgtctgaaaaaaataaaataatggtcgatggacaGTGTTTTAATGATCCCTTGAgaatagtatatcgcacccacttcagcgacatacacggaacaaggatctttgagtttgaaagaggcactggaattttcattgaagatgccgaagccagtggacccgtttatgaatgaaccgtcagtaaaaaacatgtttaGCCCTATTCTGTTTTCCGACGGAgttccatttcgttcgagttataatttcgcattccctatttcgaacgttttgcccatttaatgttcgaagagaaacagatcgaacgaaatgcaaaaacaacggaacacagaatggaattttatcaggtcgttcgaaatatttcgaatcgatcgaaatagaGATTAGGGGTGGTTATCAGATCTatctttcccatatttttccgaaaattgttGCGtcgggaggaaagcgagtggttggTGCAGtcaaaaaaacatacccattttaaacgtcaaattgtttaacttttttactacattttctgttcgtgtttcaagcaaaaaattgctggataaaatttctgtctaatggtatataacacataatatgtcgcaataacgattttgagtaatatgcgctTGAAAACACTTAATGATTTGTTACTTTTTTCGTAtggtgacccccctatatagaagtcaaaaacatagtcctatgtcaaaaatagaaaattacaGGTCTAATGTTTCgcggtaaagaacaaaattaccacttttcacgaaaatctgagaaccactatatcggtttggcatgaaataacTATGTATTAGATAGCTTTACAGCGATTTTGCTCATTATTCTGGTTTGCATTGTACAGAAGGGTGATATCGTTGTTGGACGATTAGCTGTTGCACAAAAAGAATCTATAATAATTAAGAATCTATTTTATATCTAATGTACTTCCATTGACACCATTCTTATCCACgagaatatctttattattgcaGTGATTTATAAATACATAAAGAATGCATAGTTTTATTGACTATTATATCACATTTCATGTAACGTGTACTGCTGTTCCGTTTCATCGAACCAGCATGCGTGATCCTGCACTTGTTTTTTCCAATAAATTGACAAGTCATGATACGAATCTCCGGTGCCGCCAAGTTCGGGAGGTAATTTAACAACGTTATTCATCTGTGATGTTCCTCTAGAAACTATAACACGGGATTTCATTTTGGCACTCATGAAACTTCTACAACAGTATAAAGGATATCGCGTCAatgatatgaaaaatgaaaatgtataggtacggatttttttttatacctgAATATATTTAGAACAATATTCACGTGGATTGGTGCATTCACAAATTCGAGCAACTGCGGTCGGCATGGATAATTTTCCCAGCTTTCGACAGTCCTGGGAATGAACTAAAATATAAAGTAAATGTAAATAGTCGTTGTTTCTCTCTACCGTTTAACAACTGCTGGAGGCAACTGCAATGCGTGGCTTAGCGtaacatttttcatatcaaaaATAGCCACGATTCCGTAAATGGATATGGTTTCGTCTAGATGAAGCAGAAGGTCGAGAATCATTTTATCCACCTTGAACACGTTATCCTGTTTGTGGCATTTTGGGTTGTGGGCTGCTGTGCGAATTATTACGACTTGTCGGTTGTTTTCATCTTTTTGCTTTAGAGGTAAGAAGACCCCCAATTCGAGCAACTCTTGCACCGACTCAATGTAGGGATTTCGGTTCTTGAACCACTCGATCCGATTTGTGCGAATTTTAGTATAACTGAAACGCAAGTAAGTATTCAAAATTGACATAAACTATCATGTGAACATAAAAAACTCACGTTTGAATTTTACTTTTCGTCTTTTCGACATTAAATTTCGTACTACGGAGGAAATAAACAATGAAACGGACATCATCATTCGGTATTCGAATGTTAGCCTGTTCGCAGCGCAGCCACCGTTGAATTTCTCTTAGACATTCGTCCCTTTTTGCAGGTGTCTCGCCAAGAAGTTCTCTCGCGTGATTGTAGCAATCCTCAGGCAATGATTGGAGATACGAAGCACCCTTCATGATTAAAGTCACACAAAATAGTACTGATTAATGCTCCCTCGTAAAAGAGTTCAGCTCAAGATAATTGTGGAACAATGACCGAGTTGCTTATCATATAAGTGCAACAGCTACTCACACAGACTTTTGCAAATGTACTGATAATAAGAATGATTTAATGAGTGAGATTAATCGTCATCAATATAGAGATGTAAATGTGGAAAGTGAAACTCACAATCTAAATATTATCATGAATGGAACAAAGTTGAACAAAGGCAGCTTATGAAGCATGGTTGTTACAAGCACACAAGacacatgaaaaaataataatgaatgaGTTCGGATGCAATGTAGAACAAGATGAACAAGACTTGTTGTCTTGAATCTACTTCATTTTCTTAACAAACCAATCTGGATTaacacaaattcaaatttttgtgtGCGTTCCATAAAGACTCAGAACGATTTCTGATACACGGGATTATTATAACACCACATCATCCGAAATCATTTTGTGATTTGAACATTTTAATTACAGTTTTAAAATGCAGCTGCACAAATATGAATTCAAAGTATATGACAATATGGAGGTAACACTAAAATTCTTGGCAGGGAGACCATTCATCTCGATTTTCCTATcattattgtatattttgtcaATGCTGaagtttttgttccgattggaAACATGTTTCGGGATCATTAGAGTGATTGCTCTTTTCCTGAAATGCACATTTACATGGTCAATCAGACAATCCATGTTTAGGCACTTCAGTtcagttctttgtttttaagggGGTTTAAAGAAGGTACAAAACCATATACTACATATAAATATTTTATCAGCTTGCTACCTTTCAATCAATATTTTATCGATATtgatcagattttttcaaatatgaaaTGGTaaactaagggtgctcatacactgtttgaccgaagccaaatatttgactctttttgacagataaaatttggtcaacgtgtactgatcaaatatattctacacaaaacacgacaagcaaatattcaattattggatgcctaaaatattttttcagtccgttcttcgaacctgtcggtacatggttaggttaccttgaatatttcagttgattttttccatgttcggagtttgatattgtttactactgttgaaaattgaagagtggcaaacaaaatagtgtttgtacaaatatcaaatcaaaccttatctgtcaaaaaatatcaaatatttgacctccgggcaaacagtgtacggccaccttaagaaaTACAACAAAATCCACAATAAAATGTTTGTTTGGCTGTTCATTTCCCCGGTTTCTTTGATGGAACAtgctttttgattttttttgtgaattctgTCTTGGCATTGATGGAAATATTGACGCAGCACTTGTACAGTcaataacatttttgtttgtttttgtgtttACAGATATTTGTGAGAGCTCGTTAAAATGATTAAAACAGTGTAGAATATAATAAATATCTTCATTTTTGTAAATGCTAGCTGGCTTCCGAAGTACTCGTTGTGCTCAGTGATGACATTTTCTCTGGAATGATacaaccaagacgggtctatggtactaggagaggccgtttcgtcactaagttggttaggggagcggtatatgaaaacagtacggaagaaagcagaaggggaattatttgcttgaagcgtgaaagagacagactgatcacgagcgagcttctgcactagcgtattgtgttttgtttacaaacaaagcacagtagacttccaagatggctgaagagtgcttttagcgagttggcccaccttaggatatacttctaggcgccttggataCAACCACGCCGAAGAGAACGGTTTTCCCTTTTACCGTGCGaatacacccagtttttttctacgcgggggatacgtaccttgtAAAAAACCGCattgattggaaaatccgcgttaattcgaaaattcgcgtaaaaaaaacttcgctaattggaaaatccgcgtcaaAAAACGTCGAataaaaccgcgcaaaaaaacacgtaaaaagtcacaggagggttgtgtctgagacacgaccgcatagttgacgtagggttgggctatctgttgattttggatattttcgaagaattacattgttaaactctttgataatgatttggtgaccctgaaaagggccgttttgtttggttgttgagtactgtttgttcactccaccagtgttaacCGAGTAATGATGatagaaagatggtaaacagtcgttggatggtgcgaatCAGATgaaggataccgaagtggaattaGATTgagaaaaccgccctctgtgatcctagacgagatgcctcctgtgttatgtatggatgaaataaagaaagaaaaactcagcaatgtaatataagataattaccaataccaaacacaactatcaatttttctcaacagtaaaaacatgttacttattttagggaaaacatttttgaaatggaaaaggtaattttctttaaataataaatattattactttctgagtgtttattcaaccctatgcgaattttaattgaacaAACAAcatctaatactatatgtagagcatatgagaaatcaaatttctaatatttcttcacttttccaatttttctcgccgtataaactttccttaggtgtaaatgaacacaacaaaacagatagcttaaatcaaacgacccgttctcaagcggtaacacaccttggtttatatttatgaaaattgaaataaatcgtttcatatatcaagtcatttttaacacaacggctaccatatacaattttacacttacacttgtgctaaatttttcacaatgcatgatcggtcattgatatgaaatttcacgaagcaaccaacattaaagttccaaattcaaattttattagcTAGAATTAgttgtatcactcaccttacttgcaatataaaaatgcccccgacttgcatgtatttgcaagtcCGATTTCCcacagacagcttggttttgatgtctctgttagggaacacatttcagcaggaataaaagttccccctactgtcatgtatttgcaa
Protein-coding sequences here:
- the LOC129761141 gene encoding uncharacterized protein LOC129761141 translates to MANRRLVTYLTENKELDCRQFAFRPGMGTNTYFASLGEVVAEAGKNRQHLEMVALDLEKAYNRTWIPLVLKTLADWGVDGNLLHFVQNFATNRTFEVKVGYTSSRRFHEETGVPQGSVLAVTLFLIAMNSLFRVIPKGVCVFTYADDILLVVVGNTHRAPRIKIQEATNAIGKWAVERGFRLSAQKSGHMVVCSHKHQGCNSGVKIYNDRIPRRRTLRILGVVVDCNLNFQHHFDEVKKSCATRLNLLKTISKPHRSNNRTIRLRVAKAIINSRLTYGLEVTCLARDKLLKTLSPIYNNALRIISGLLPSTPAASVCAEIGEPPFDIFVDAAIVSRTASFLAKTSGGKETHLTVLTNEILQQVTHSNLPSIAKQLWFGTNDWRLPVVQVDDTIRNNFRAGASSVGLEQTFVELVSRKYHNYEIRYTDGSKGMQGVGFGVSGHNNSLISSKKLVDICQVFSAEAAGIFEAATIPSSKSILIVTDSASVIDAVGAAITRRPWIQAIRRYLLPDTVLMWVPGHSGIAGNEAADRFAGIGHLGQLLTRKVPLDDIRLWIANTFKTFWAEKWSVEATLFLRRIKGSITSFEDVKTMREQRILSRLRTGHCNMSHNFNRGPFHPLCDLCEVRNSVEHILCICPKYENLRNSHGISGSIRDVLGDDPSQTTALLCFLKDADLYFKI
- the LOC129762878 gene encoding retinol-binding protein pinta isoform X2; amino-acid sequence: MLHKLPLFNFVPFMIIFRFTFAKVCGASYLQSLPEDCYNHARELLGETPAKRDECLREIQRWLRCEQANIRIPNDDVRFIVYFLRSTKFNVEKTKSKIQTYTKIRTNRIEWFKNRNPYIESVQELLELGVFLPLKQKDENNRQVVIIRTAAHNPKCHKQDNVFKFIPRTVESWENYPCRPQLLEFVNAPIHVNIVLNIFRSFMSAKMKSRVIVSRGTSQMNNVVKLPPELGGTGDSYHDLSIYWKKQVQDHACWFDETEQQYTLHEM
- the LOC129762878 gene encoding retinol-binding protein pinta isoform X1, coding for MLHKLPLFNFVPFMIIFRFTFAKVCGASYLQSLPEDCYNHARELLGETPAKRDECLREIQRWLRCEQANIRIPNDDVRFIVYFLRSTKFNVEKTKSKIQTYTKIRTNRIEWFKNRNPYIESVQELLELGVFLPLKQKDENNRQVVIIRTAAHNPKCHKQDNVFKVDKMILDLLLHLDETISIYGIVAIFDMKNVTLSHALQLPPAVVKRTVESWENYPCRPQLLEFVNAPIHVNIVLNIFRSFMSAKMKSRVIVSRGTSQMNNVVKLPPELGGTGDSYHDLSIYWKKQVQDHACWFDETEQQYTLHEM